Below is a window of Populus alba chromosome 2, ASM523922v2, whole genome shotgun sequence DNA.
GACTTTTGTTTAATAGTGAATTATTGTGTacttgtgttaattattatgtagacactaatgatgataaaaaaatccagcaggttcatattaaattaacatgtcacTGGACAAGTATTTCAAGCGTAAATCCCTTGAGGATGAGGAGTCAATCAAAGCTTCAAGTCATGTAACTCaatcaagttcaaagaaaagtCATATTGAAATCAACTCCGACACTCTTCTTGCTGACCCTGGCTTAAGAAGACCAATTTATGAGTACCATATAAATGATAGGGATGCAATCCGAAGAGCTTATCTACAAAAAGGTCCTTGTCAACCTTCACACTATGATTTTCCTCAAAAACAATTTGGGAATATATCAACACTACGATGCTTTAATCCGGCTTGGTTTGGTGCATACCCAACATGGTTAGAGTACAGTATAGCCAAAGATGCTGCTTTTTGCTTGTATTGTTACCTCTTCAAGTTAAAAGGGGGTGTTGATTCGTTTGTGGGTGATGGGTtttcaaattggaaaaaaaagggaaagatttGATCTTCATATTGGAAAGTCTAATAGTAGTCACAATGCAGCTCGGATAAAATGTGAgaatttgatgaatgaaaaacaaagtatcATGTCTTTGTTGTCTGAGCAGACAGTAAAGAGTCAAAGTGATTATCGAACTCGATTGAATGCTTCAATAGAGTGTGCTCGTTTTTTATTGCACCAAGGACTTCCATTTCGTGGCCATGATGAATGTGAATGTTCAAGCAACCAAGGAAATTATCTAGAGCTCTTGCATTTCCTTTCCAGAAACAATGAAGCTATTAAAAGAGTTACTTTCAGTGAAGCTCCTAAACATAACAAATTGACTTCTCCAGATATTCAAAAAGACATTACTCAAGCTGCTGCAGAGGAGATTACAAATGTGATTATCAAAGATCTAGGTGAgtcattattttcaattttaattgatgagTCACGTGACATATCAATCAAGGAACAAATGGCAGTTGTTATACGATATGTAGACAACAATGGACATATAATTGAACGTTTTCTTGGCATTCAACATGTGTCAGATACAACTGCTAGTTCACTCAAGGCAGCTATTGAAGCTTTGTTTTCTAAGCATGGGTTAAGTATATCAAGATTGCGTGGTCAGGGATATGATGGAGCTAGTAACATGCGAGGTGAATTCAATGGCTTGAAAAGCACTTATTCTAAATAACAATCCAA
It encodes the following:
- the LOC118049253 gene encoding uncharacterized protein, coding for MSLDKYFKRKSLEDEESIKASSHVTQSSSKKSHIEINSDTLLADPGLRRPIYEYHINDRDAIRRAYLQKGPCQPSHYDFPQKQFGNISTLRCFNPAWFGAYPTWLEYSIAKDAAFCLYCYLFKLKGGVDSFTVKSQSDYRTRLNASIECARFLLHQGLPFRGHDECECSSNQGNYLELLHFLSRNNEAIKRVTFSEAPKHNKLTSPDIQKDITQAAAEEITNVIIKDLGESLFSILIDESRDISIKEQMAVVIRYVDNNGHIIERFLGIQHVSDTTASSLKAAIEALFSKHGLSISRLRGQGYDGASNMREA